A genomic region of Pithys albifrons albifrons isolate INPA30051 chromosome 20, PitAlb_v1, whole genome shotgun sequence contains the following coding sequences:
- the GAPVD1 gene encoding GTPase-activating protein and VPS9 domain-containing protein 1 isoform X4, translating into MVKLDIHTLAHHLKQERLYVNSEKQLIQRLNADVLKTAEKLYRTAWISKQQRINLDRLIITSAEASPAECCQHAKILEDTQFVDGYKQLGFQETAYGEFLNRLRENPRLIASCLVAGEKLNQDNTQSVIHTVFTSIYGNCIMQEDESYLLQVLRYLIEFELKESDNPRRLLRRGTCAFSILFKLFSEGLFSAKLFLTATLHEPIMQLLVEDEDHLETDANKLIERFSPVQQEKLFGEKGTEKFKQRVQEMVDSNEAKLVTLVNKFIGYLKQNTYCFPHSLRWIVSQMYKTLSCVDRLEVGEVRAMCTDLLLACFICPAIVNPEQYGIISDAPINEVARFNLMQVGRLLQQLAMTGSEEGDPRTKSNLAKFDKGCVAAFLDVVIDGRAVETPPMSAVNLLEGLSRTVVYMTYSQLTTLVGFMRNVMSSDQLKEDRMALENLLANLPQNKPGKSNSLEMTPYNTPQLSPATTPANKKNRLPIGQQLAAITAWDASATNLSAHITLVTPFATRSRSRSNMLLDQHGDHEGSSQETIPEVQPEEVLVISLGTGPQITPGMMSENEVLNMQLADGGQGDVPIDENKLHGKPDKTLRFSLCSDNLEGISEGPSNRSNSVSSLDLEGESVSELGAGPSGSNGVEALQLLEHEQATTQDNLDDKLRKFEIRDMMGLTDDRDISETVSETWSTDVLGSDFDPNIDEDRLQEIAEAPDLKQEERLQELESCSGLGSTSDDTDVREVSSRPSTPGLSVVSGISATSEDIPNKIEDLRSECSSDFGGKDSVTSPDMDETAHGAGQLTSPPSQTDSLLALFDPLSSNEGVSAVVRPKVHYARPSHPPPDPPILEGAVGGNEARLPNFGSHALIPTDLEAFKQRHSYPERLVRSRSSDIVSSVRRPMSDPGWNRRPGIEERELPMAPGSAGAAVLAATSQSSSSSPSKDSSRGEIEERKDSDDEKSDRNKPWWRKRFVSAMPKAPIPFRKKEKQEKDKDDMVPDRYATLQDDPSPRLSAQAQAAEDILDKYRNAIKRTSPSEGAIVNYDSAEAIGDGESVHDSPRDEALQNMSADDLPDSASQVAQPQSSAFSYRDAKKKLRLALCSADSVAFPMLTHSTRNGLPDHTDPEDNEIVCFLKVQLAEAINLQDKNLMAQLQETMRCVSRFDNRTCRKLLASIAEDYRKRAPYIAYLTRCRQGLQTTQAHLERLLQRVLRDKEVANRYFTTVCVRLLLESKEKKIREFIQDFQKLTAADDKTAQVEDFLQFLYGAMAQDAIWQNASEEQLQDAQLAIERSVMNRIFKLAFYPNQDGDILRDQVLHEHIQRLSKVVTANHKALQIPEVYLREAPWPSAQSEIRTISAYKTPRDKVQCILRMCSTIMNLLSLANEDSVPGADDFVPVLVFVLIKANPPCLLSTVQYISSFYANCLSGEESYWWMQFTAAVEFIKTIDDRK; encoded by the exons ATGGTGAAGCTGGACATCCACACCCTGGCCCACCACCTCAAGCAGGAGCGACTCTACGTGAACTCGGAGAAGCAGCTGATCCAGCGGCTCAACGCGGACGTGCTGAAGACGGCAGAGAAGCTTTACCGCACGGCCTGGATCTCCAAACAGCAGCGCATCAACCTCGACAGGCTCATCATCACCAG tgcTGAAGCTTCTCCTGCTGAATGTTGCCAGCATGCAAAAATCTTGGAGGACACACAGTTTGTGGACGGCTACAAGCAGTTGGGATTTCAGGAGACTGCTTATGGAGAATTCCTAAACAGACTGAGAGAGAACCCAAGGCTTATTGCGTCCTGCCTGGTTGCTGGAGAGAAGCTCAACCAGGACAACACTCAGAGTGTCATTCACACAGTCTTTACCTCCATTTATGGCAACTGCATCATGCAGGAGGATGAGAGTTACCTCCTCCAGGTCCTCCGTTACCTGATTGAGTTTGAACTCAAGGAGAGCGACAACCCCCGGCGGCTGCTGAGACGAGGCACCTGTGCCTTCAGCATCTTGTTCAAGCTTTTCTCTGAAGGGCTCTTTTCTGCAAAACTTTTTCTTACTGCAACCTTGCATGAGCCAATCATGCAGCTTCTGGTTGAAGATGAAGACCACCTGGAAACCGATGCCAACAAGTTAATTGAGAGATTTTCCCCAGTACAGCAGGAAAAGTTGTTTGGCGAGAAAGGCACAGAAAAGTTCAAGCAGAGAGTCCAAGAGATGGTTGACTCTAATGAGGCCAAGCTGGTGACCTTGGTCAACAAATTCATTGGCTATCTCAAACAAAACACTTACTGTTTTCCTCACAGCCTGAGGTGGATCGTGTCTCAGATGTACAAAACGCTGTCGTGtgtggacaggctggaggtTGGCGAGGTCAGAGCCATGTGCACGGACCTTCTGCTGGCCTGTTTCATCTGCCCTGCCATCGTTAACCCAGAGCAGTATGGGATCATTTCAGATGCTCCTATAAATGAGGTGGCAAGATTTAATCTGATGCAG gTTGGGAGGCTTCTGCAGCAATTGGCAATGACAGGCTCTGAGGAGGGAGACCCACGTACCAAGAGCAACCTTGCTAAATTTGACAAA ggctgtgttgcTGCTTTCCTGGACGTGGTTATCGACGGGCGCGCGGTGGAGACGCCTCCAATGTCTGCTGTCAACCTCCTGGAGGGGCTGAGCAGGACCGTGGTGTACATGACATACAGCCAGCTGACCACTCTG GTTGGCTTTATGCGGAATGTAATGTCAAGTGACCAACTTAAGGAAGATCGGATGGCTTTGGAAAACTTGCTGGCCAACTTGCCCCAGAACAAGCCAGGGAAAAGCAACAGCCTTGAAATGACTCCATACAACACCCCCCAGCTGTCTCCTGCGACCACTCCAGCCAACAAGAAGAACCGGTTGCCGATAG GACAGCAGTTGGCAGCCATTACTGCCTGGGATGCCTCTGCCACCAATCTCTCAGCTCACATAACTCTAGTAACCCCTTTTG caACTCGTAGCAGAAGTAGATCAAATATGCTGCTGGATCAGCACGGAGATCACGAGGGATCCTCCCAGGAGACCATCCCCGAAGTTCAGCCAGAAGAAGTGCTGGTGATTTCTCTGGGGACAGGGCCACAGATTACTCCAGGAATGATGTCAGAAAATGAG GTCTTAAATATGCAGCTTGCAGATGGTGGGCAAGGAGATGTCCCCATTGACGAAAACAAACTCCATGGTAAACCTGATAAAACCTTGCgcttttccctctgcagtgaTAATCTGGAAGGAATATCTGAAG GTCCCTCAAATCGCTCCAACTCTGTGTCCTCTCTGGATCTGGAAGGGGAGTCGGTGTCGGAGCTGGGCGCGGGCCCCTCGGGCAGCAACGGCGTggaggctctgcagctgctggagcacgAGCAAG CCACAACTCAGGATAATCTGGATGACAAGCTCCGTAAGTTTGAGATCCGTGACATGATGGGTTTGACTGATGACAGAGATATCTCAGAAACTGTGAGCGAGACGTGGAGCACAGACGTGCTGGGGAGTGACTTCGACCCCAACATCGACGAGGATCGGCTGCAGGAGATCGCAG AGGCTCCAGACTTAAAACAGGAGGAAAGACTCCAAGAACTGGAAAGCTGTTCTGGTCTGGGCAGCACGTCTGATGACACAGATGTGAGGGAGGTCAGCTCTCGACCCAGCACTCCAGGGCTCAGCGTTGTGTCAG GTATTAGTGCAACATCTGAAGATATTCCTAACAAGATTGAGGATCTCAGATCTGAATGTAGCTCTGACTTTGGGGGAAAAGATTCTGTGACAAGTCCCGATATGGATGAAACAGCCCATG GAGCTGGTCAGTTGACATCTCCTCCTTCTCAGACAGATTCTTTGCTTGCATTGTTTGACCCTCTGTCCTCAAATGAGG GTGTGTCAGCTGTAGTAAGGCCTAAAGTGCACTATGCCAGGCCCTCTCATCCTCCTCCAGATCCGCCCATcctggagggagctgtgggaggcaACGAGGCCCGACTGCCCAACTTTGGGTCTCACGCCCTGATTCCCACCGACCTGGAGGCCTTCAAGCAGAGACATTCGTACCCCGAGCGGCTGGTGCGCAGCCGCAGCTCCGACATCGTGTCCTCGGTCCGGAGGCCCATGAGTGACCCGGGCTGGAACAGGAGGCCTGGCATTGAGGAGAGGGAGCTGCCCATGGCCCCCGGCAGTGCTGGGGCCGCTGTGCTGGCAGCCACGTCCCAGTCATCGTCCTCATCTCCCAGTAAGGACTCCTCCAGGGGAGAG ATTGAGGAACGGAAAGACAGCGATGACGAGAAGTCTGACAGGAACAAGCCCTGGTGGAGGAAACGTTTTGTGTCTGCCATGCCCAAAG CTCCTATTCcatttagaaagaaagaaaaacaagaaaaagacaaagatgACATGGTGCCTGACAGATACGCAACACTTCAAG ACGATCCCAGCCCAAGGCTCAGTGCACAGGCACAAGCTGCTGAGGACATTCTGGACAAATACAGGAATGCAATCAAGAGAACCAGTCCCAGTGAAGGAGCCATAGTGAACTACGACAGTGCAG AGGCCATTGGGGATGGTGAGAGCGTGCACGACTCCCCCCGGGATGAGGCTTTGCAGAACATGTCTGCAGATGATCTCCCAGACTCTGCAAGTCAAGTAGCACAGCCACAAAGTTCTGCTTTCTCCTATAG gGATGCAAAGAAGAAATTGAGATTGGCTCTTTGTTCAGCAGATTCTGTTGCATTCCCGATGTTGACACACTCAACACGGAATGGGCTCCCAGACCACACAGACCCTGAAG ATAATGAAATTGTGTGCTTCTTGAAAGTTCAGCTGGCTGAGGCCATCAACCTCCAAGACAAGAACCTGATGGCCCAGCTGCAGGAGACGATGCGCTGCGTGAGCCGCTTCGATAACCGGACCTGTCGGAAGCTGCTGGCATCCATTGCAGAGGACTACAG gaaaagaGCTCCATATATCGCGTATTTAACTCGCTGTCGCCAGGGCCTGCAGACGACACAGGCACACCTGGAAAGGCTCCTGCAGAGAGTCCTGCGAGACAAAGAAGTGGCCAACAGGTACTTCACCACAGTATGTGTGAGGCTACTTCTggagagcaaagaaaagaaaataagggaGTTTATTCAAG ATTTCCAGAAGCTCACGGCAGCAGATGATAAAACAGCCCAAGTGGAGGATTTTCTGCAGTTCCTGTATGGGGCCATGGCTCAGGATGCCATCTGGCAGAATGCCAGTGAGGAGCAGCTTCAGGATGCACAATTAGCCATTGAGCGCAGTGTGATGAATCGCATTTTCAAACTTGCCTTCTACCCTAATCAGGATGGAGACATTCTGCGTGACCA gGTCCTTCACGAGCACATACAGAGGTTATCCAAAGTGGTGACTGCAAACCACAAGGCCCTTCAGATACCTGAG GTGTACCTGCGGGAGGCCCCGTGGCCCTCGGCACAGTCCGAAATCCGCACCATCAGCGCCTACAAAACCCCCCGGGACAAGGTGCAGTGTATCCTGAGGATGTGCTCCACCATCATGAACCTGCTCAGTCTGGCCAACGAGGATTCAGTGCCTGGGGCAGATGATTTTGTTCCTGTTCTGGTTTTTGTCCTCATAAAG GCAAACCCCCCTTGCCTGCTGTCCACAGTGCAGTACATCAGTAGTTTCTATGCCAACTGCTTGTCCGGGGAGGAGTCGTACTGGTGGATGCAGTTCACGGCAGCCGTGGAGTTCATCAAAACCATCGACGATCGCAAGTAA
- the GAPVD1 gene encoding GTPase-activating protein and VPS9 domain-containing protein 1 isoform X1: MVKLDIHTLAHHLKQERLYVNSEKQLIQRLNADVLKTAEKLYRTAWISKQQRINLDRLIITSAEASPAECCQHAKILEDTQFVDGYKQLGFQETAYGEFLNRLRENPRLIASCLVAGEKLNQDNTQSVIHTVFTSIYGNCIMQEDESYLLQVLRYLIEFELKESDNPRRLLRRGTCAFSILFKLFSEGLFSAKLFLTATLHEPIMQLLVEDEDHLETDANKLIERFSPVQQEKLFGEKGTEKFKQRVQEMVDSNEAKLVTLVNKFIGYLKQNTYCFPHSLRWIVSQMYKTLSCVDRLEVGEVRAMCTDLLLACFICPAIVNPEQYGIISDAPINEVARFNLMQVGRLLQQLAMTGSEEGDPRTKSNLAKFDKGCVAAFLDVVIDGRAVETPPMSAVNLLEGLSRTVVYMTYSQLTTLVGFMRNVMSSDQLKEDRMALENLLANLPQNKPGKSNSLEMTPYNTPQLSPATTPANKKNRLPIGQQLAAITAWDASATNLSAHITLVTPFATRSRSRSNMLLDQHGDHEGSSQETIPEVQPEEVLVISLGTGPQITPGMMSENEVLNMQLADGGQGDVPIDENKLHGPSNRSNSVSSLDLEGESVSELGAGPSGSNGVEALQLLEHEQATTQDNLDDKLRKFEIRDMMGLTDDRDISETVSETWSTDVLGSDFDPNIDEDRLQEIAGAAAENMLGSLLCLPGSGSVLLDPCTGSTISETTSEAWSVEVLPSDSEAPDLKQEERLQELESCSGLGSTSDDTDVREVSSRPSTPGLSVVSGISATSEDIPNKIEDLRSECSSDFGGKDSVTSPDMDETAHGAGQLTSPPSQTDSLLALFDPLSSNEGVSAVVRPKVHYARPSHPPPDPPILEGAVGGNEARLPNFGSHALIPTDLEAFKQRHSYPERLVRSRSSDIVSSVRRPMSDPGWNRRPGIEERELPMAPGSAGAAVLAATSQSSSSSPSKDSSRGEIEERKDSDDEKSDRNKPWWRKRFVSAMPKAPIPFRKKEKQEKDKDDMVPDRYATLQDDPSPRLSAQAQAAEDILDKYRNAIKRTSPSEGAIVNYDSAEAIGDGESVHDSPRDEALQNMSADDLPDSASQVAQPQSSAFSYRDAKKKLRLALCSADSVAFPMLTHSTRNGLPDHTDPEDNEIVCFLKVQLAEAINLQDKNLMAQLQETMRCVSRFDNRTCRKLLASIAEDYRKRAPYIAYLTRCRQGLQTTQAHLERLLQRVLRDKEVANRYFTTVCVRLLLESKEKKIREFIQDFQKLTAADDKTAQVEDFLQFLYGAMAQDAIWQNASEEQLQDAQLAIERSVMNRIFKLAFYPNQDGDILRDQVLHEHIQRLSKVVTANHKALQIPEVYLREAPWPSAQSEIRTISAYKTPRDKVQCILRMCSTIMNLLSLANEDSVPGADDFVPVLVFVLIKANPPCLLSTVQYISSFYANCLSGEESYWWMQFTAAVEFIKTIDDRK; this comes from the exons ATGGTGAAGCTGGACATCCACACCCTGGCCCACCACCTCAAGCAGGAGCGACTCTACGTGAACTCGGAGAAGCAGCTGATCCAGCGGCTCAACGCGGACGTGCTGAAGACGGCAGAGAAGCTTTACCGCACGGCCTGGATCTCCAAACAGCAGCGCATCAACCTCGACAGGCTCATCATCACCAG tgcTGAAGCTTCTCCTGCTGAATGTTGCCAGCATGCAAAAATCTTGGAGGACACACAGTTTGTGGACGGCTACAAGCAGTTGGGATTTCAGGAGACTGCTTATGGAGAATTCCTAAACAGACTGAGAGAGAACCCAAGGCTTATTGCGTCCTGCCTGGTTGCTGGAGAGAAGCTCAACCAGGACAACACTCAGAGTGTCATTCACACAGTCTTTACCTCCATTTATGGCAACTGCATCATGCAGGAGGATGAGAGTTACCTCCTCCAGGTCCTCCGTTACCTGATTGAGTTTGAACTCAAGGAGAGCGACAACCCCCGGCGGCTGCTGAGACGAGGCACCTGTGCCTTCAGCATCTTGTTCAAGCTTTTCTCTGAAGGGCTCTTTTCTGCAAAACTTTTTCTTACTGCAACCTTGCATGAGCCAATCATGCAGCTTCTGGTTGAAGATGAAGACCACCTGGAAACCGATGCCAACAAGTTAATTGAGAGATTTTCCCCAGTACAGCAGGAAAAGTTGTTTGGCGAGAAAGGCACAGAAAAGTTCAAGCAGAGAGTCCAAGAGATGGTTGACTCTAATGAGGCCAAGCTGGTGACCTTGGTCAACAAATTCATTGGCTATCTCAAACAAAACACTTACTGTTTTCCTCACAGCCTGAGGTGGATCGTGTCTCAGATGTACAAAACGCTGTCGTGtgtggacaggctggaggtTGGCGAGGTCAGAGCCATGTGCACGGACCTTCTGCTGGCCTGTTTCATCTGCCCTGCCATCGTTAACCCAGAGCAGTATGGGATCATTTCAGATGCTCCTATAAATGAGGTGGCAAGATTTAATCTGATGCAG gTTGGGAGGCTTCTGCAGCAATTGGCAATGACAGGCTCTGAGGAGGGAGACCCACGTACCAAGAGCAACCTTGCTAAATTTGACAAA ggctgtgttgcTGCTTTCCTGGACGTGGTTATCGACGGGCGCGCGGTGGAGACGCCTCCAATGTCTGCTGTCAACCTCCTGGAGGGGCTGAGCAGGACCGTGGTGTACATGACATACAGCCAGCTGACCACTCTG GTTGGCTTTATGCGGAATGTAATGTCAAGTGACCAACTTAAGGAAGATCGGATGGCTTTGGAAAACTTGCTGGCCAACTTGCCCCAGAACAAGCCAGGGAAAAGCAACAGCCTTGAAATGACTCCATACAACACCCCCCAGCTGTCTCCTGCGACCACTCCAGCCAACAAGAAGAACCGGTTGCCGATAG GACAGCAGTTGGCAGCCATTACTGCCTGGGATGCCTCTGCCACCAATCTCTCAGCTCACATAACTCTAGTAACCCCTTTTG caACTCGTAGCAGAAGTAGATCAAATATGCTGCTGGATCAGCACGGAGATCACGAGGGATCCTCCCAGGAGACCATCCCCGAAGTTCAGCCAGAAGAAGTGCTGGTGATTTCTCTGGGGACAGGGCCACAGATTACTCCAGGAATGATGTCAGAAAATGAG GTCTTAAATATGCAGCTTGCAGATGGTGGGCAAGGAGATGTCCCCATTGACGAAAACAAACTCCATG GTCCCTCAAATCGCTCCAACTCTGTGTCCTCTCTGGATCTGGAAGGGGAGTCGGTGTCGGAGCTGGGCGCGGGCCCCTCGGGCAGCAACGGCGTggaggctctgcagctgctggagcacgAGCAAG CCACAACTCAGGATAATCTGGATGACAAGCTCCGTAAGTTTGAGATCCGTGACATGATGGGTTTGACTGATGACAGAGATATCTCAGAAACTGTGAGCGAGACGTGGAGCACAGACGTGCTGGGGAGTGACTTCGACCCCAACATCGACGAGGATCGGCTGCAGGAGATCGCAG GTGCAGCTGCAGAGAACATGCTAGGCAGCTTGCTGTGTTTGCCAGGTTCAGGATCCGTGTTGCTTGATCCCTGCACAGGTTCAACCATATCAGAAACCACAAGTGAGGCGTGGAGTGTGGAAGTATTACCAAGTGATTCAG AGGCTCCAGACTTAAAACAGGAGGAAAGACTCCAAGAACTGGAAAGCTGTTCTGGTCTGGGCAGCACGTCTGATGACACAGATGTGAGGGAGGTCAGCTCTCGACCCAGCACTCCAGGGCTCAGCGTTGTGTCAG GTATTAGTGCAACATCTGAAGATATTCCTAACAAGATTGAGGATCTCAGATCTGAATGTAGCTCTGACTTTGGGGGAAAAGATTCTGTGACAAGTCCCGATATGGATGAAACAGCCCATG GAGCTGGTCAGTTGACATCTCCTCCTTCTCAGACAGATTCTTTGCTTGCATTGTTTGACCCTCTGTCCTCAAATGAGG GTGTGTCAGCTGTAGTAAGGCCTAAAGTGCACTATGCCAGGCCCTCTCATCCTCCTCCAGATCCGCCCATcctggagggagctgtgggaggcaACGAGGCCCGACTGCCCAACTTTGGGTCTCACGCCCTGATTCCCACCGACCTGGAGGCCTTCAAGCAGAGACATTCGTACCCCGAGCGGCTGGTGCGCAGCCGCAGCTCCGACATCGTGTCCTCGGTCCGGAGGCCCATGAGTGACCCGGGCTGGAACAGGAGGCCTGGCATTGAGGAGAGGGAGCTGCCCATGGCCCCCGGCAGTGCTGGGGCCGCTGTGCTGGCAGCCACGTCCCAGTCATCGTCCTCATCTCCCAGTAAGGACTCCTCCAGGGGAGAG ATTGAGGAACGGAAAGACAGCGATGACGAGAAGTCTGACAGGAACAAGCCCTGGTGGAGGAAACGTTTTGTGTCTGCCATGCCCAAAG CTCCTATTCcatttagaaagaaagaaaaacaagaaaaagacaaagatgACATGGTGCCTGACAGATACGCAACACTTCAAG ACGATCCCAGCCCAAGGCTCAGTGCACAGGCACAAGCTGCTGAGGACATTCTGGACAAATACAGGAATGCAATCAAGAGAACCAGTCCCAGTGAAGGAGCCATAGTGAACTACGACAGTGCAG AGGCCATTGGGGATGGTGAGAGCGTGCACGACTCCCCCCGGGATGAGGCTTTGCAGAACATGTCTGCAGATGATCTCCCAGACTCTGCAAGTCAAGTAGCACAGCCACAAAGTTCTGCTTTCTCCTATAG gGATGCAAAGAAGAAATTGAGATTGGCTCTTTGTTCAGCAGATTCTGTTGCATTCCCGATGTTGACACACTCAACACGGAATGGGCTCCCAGACCACACAGACCCTGAAG ATAATGAAATTGTGTGCTTCTTGAAAGTTCAGCTGGCTGAGGCCATCAACCTCCAAGACAAGAACCTGATGGCCCAGCTGCAGGAGACGATGCGCTGCGTGAGCCGCTTCGATAACCGGACCTGTCGGAAGCTGCTGGCATCCATTGCAGAGGACTACAG gaaaagaGCTCCATATATCGCGTATTTAACTCGCTGTCGCCAGGGCCTGCAGACGACACAGGCACACCTGGAAAGGCTCCTGCAGAGAGTCCTGCGAGACAAAGAAGTGGCCAACAGGTACTTCACCACAGTATGTGTGAGGCTACTTCTggagagcaaagaaaagaaaataagggaGTTTATTCAAG ATTTCCAGAAGCTCACGGCAGCAGATGATAAAACAGCCCAAGTGGAGGATTTTCTGCAGTTCCTGTATGGGGCCATGGCTCAGGATGCCATCTGGCAGAATGCCAGTGAGGAGCAGCTTCAGGATGCACAATTAGCCATTGAGCGCAGTGTGATGAATCGCATTTTCAAACTTGCCTTCTACCCTAATCAGGATGGAGACATTCTGCGTGACCA gGTCCTTCACGAGCACATACAGAGGTTATCCAAAGTGGTGACTGCAAACCACAAGGCCCTTCAGATACCTGAG GTGTACCTGCGGGAGGCCCCGTGGCCCTCGGCACAGTCCGAAATCCGCACCATCAGCGCCTACAAAACCCCCCGGGACAAGGTGCAGTGTATCCTGAGGATGTGCTCCACCATCATGAACCTGCTCAGTCTGGCCAACGAGGATTCAGTGCCTGGGGCAGATGATTTTGTTCCTGTTCTGGTTTTTGTCCTCATAAAG GCAAACCCCCCTTGCCTGCTGTCCACAGTGCAGTACATCAGTAGTTTCTATGCCAACTGCTTGTCCGGGGAGGAGTCGTACTGGTGGATGCAGTTCACGGCAGCCGTGGAGTTCATCAAAACCATCGACGATCGCAAGTAA